The sequence TCGGAATTAAAAAATCCACTGAATAAAACACACTGTGCCATATATTCTACAGGCACGATGGCGTCTTTTTCTAACAGGGATGCCAATTCCTGGCTGAGGGCCGGGGATTTTGCGGGGTCTTCTACCAGATACATTCTGACCCCACAGAAAGCGGGTGGCCAGCATCGGAACTGTAATGTGTATTCCTTGGACAGTGTGGAACCACCCAAGGGTCTGTGGTCTCCCTCTCCCAGAAGCTGAGTTGCTGCTGGGAGAAGCGTGCGACACCGGCCCCTCTGACCTCAGGTTCAGAGGGTGCGACAACATGCCTCCGACAGGGGGGACTGTGCTTGCCAGACCTGGTGGCGAGCCAGTGTCACTGTTGACATCAACCTTCCAAGCTCCCTAGACATGAAAGCAAAAGTCTGAAGGGATGCATCACTAAGGGTCTGGGCAGAAGAGTCTGCACCAGATTCCTGCAGGGTCTAAGACAAGGCCAGAATGAGGTGAGAAAGACGCCCCATGTATGCTGCTATATTGTAACTCTTAGCAAGGAGATCTACTAAGCTACCAACATAAGCTAAAAGAAGCATCTTTGGGGAGGAGGCATGCCATGTGGTCAGTGCTAGATGAACTACAGATAGATAATTGTAAGGTAGCTTCTTTTGGAGTAATTGGAAACTTGGAAAAACTAAATTATCTTCATCATGTTTGGGCAAAGCAAAATATGTTTCATAGACAAGCACTTGAAGATGAGATAATTTTGTTCATAGGTGGTAAAAAGTTTACCCAGAGAGACTTTGTTTCACATAGGCCTAATGTATAAGAATAGACCTTGTCACATTTTCAAATGTGCAGTACATGCCTTGTTTTCAAGGTATACTTTGCAGAATACtccttaaaaaacaatgtataaagTCGTTAAGTAAACCctctcaaaatacacttatgaaaaaaaaatgcatatataGTAAGGCAAAACACCATGAGGACAAAACATATTCCAAAAtcaatctggggttggctttcacttggATGATACTGCTTATCAGTAGTAACTGACATTTTCtgcatggtatacctttaaTCATAGTAAAAATTGTGTTAGCACAGTAACACTGAATACCCCCAATGCAACGAGGCCCACTGAACTATCAGGTAAAATAATTGCTGatagttttagttttgttttatgaGGTTTATTGGACAATATGTAATGGTTACAGTAGAAAGCCTATGCACATTATAGTAAAGTACACATCAATACTGGAAATAGAGTTTCTGGAAAATCTTCACCCTGCCCTTAGTTTTACAAAAGGTCCATTTTCAGTAACCTAATCACAGTTTGCATGTGGATAAAAGGTCAAAACATGTAGAAAAATACCTCTGCACATGTGAACTCAGCCTTAATTTGACAGGTCCAATGGTCATTTGTTGTTCTAAAGTGGAGATGTTCTGACAAGCCATTTTAAATACTGCTTAGTCACCAagtttgtcttttatttcccaGTGTTTCATTTGTGTATATTTAATCACAAGCAGGTTAATGACAAATATGTTACAAATATGGGATGATATATTTTTCAGatattatcatatttattttattccttaATACCAGAAGACACACAGTCATGTAGCCACAGAGTGAATTTTGCGAATTAGTAGAGCAAAGTGTGTTGTCTGAGATGTGTACACACAACAGTGTAAACCACTGTACAATGAGCAAACTTGGGTAAATGTGAATTAAGTAAAGAAATGCTTTAAGAAAGTAAATATTTTATAGTataatcattttattattattttgtgtatACCAAATACCAAATAAAAAAGAGGCATATGATTCAGCAGCCTAAATCTTGAAGGTAAAAAATATTCTACATTCATAAACAGACTCCGGTAAATGAATTAAGtgaataaacaaaagaaaatgcttATAGAAAGCACATATTTTATAGTATCATTActgctattattattttagagCACTTCCAAATAAAAAAGAGGCATATGATTCAGCAGCCTAAATCTTGACAATAAAGAGCATTCTACATTCATAAACACGTGTCAGCTTAAAAGACATCCTTCAAGACATAGCTAACATTTGGTAAATGTGCAAAACCTCCATTCTTCAGTCTGATGATTTAAATCATAAGCAAAACACCCACCTGGTTAAGCAGTGCATATGTCAttttaattaactaattaaCATCAACTtaatatctgtttttaaaagtaataacATGCAGAAATCTGTTCCGAATTTTTGTCAATTTGAAACCATAAATGAGAGGATTTATAATGGGGGGTATGACAAGAAATTGTATTTCGATGAAGTTTTGAACAGTCTGAGGTAAATCTTTTGAACCAAATCGCATGTTCATGAGATCAAAAACTATTGTTACAAGGAAGGTGAGTAAGGAGGTTAAATGTGGCACACATGTTTGCATGAACTTCCTCCTGTTCTCTATTGAATTCACACATGTTTTGATGAGATACATATAAGACCAAACTATAAATAATCCATGGAAGACATAAATGAATATTGTAATGTATGCAACAATACCATTAACCATAGTATCAGCTGGGAAACAAGCAAGTTTAACAATCATCCAATTCACACAAAAAAGTCTGGTGATAAATGGGCTGCATAACTTTAATCTAGATGTCAGAATAACATTTA comes from Epinephelus moara isolate mb unplaced genomic scaffold, YSFRI_EMoa_1.0 scaffold1973, whole genome shotgun sequence and encodes:
- the LOC126387091 gene encoding olfactory receptor 52J3-like, producing the protein RYAAICRPLVYHRIMSKQRLLTLVCFSWSAPFCMLGINVILTSRLKLCSPFITRLFCVNWMIVKLACFPADTMVNGIVAYITIFIYVFHGLFIVWSYMYLIKTCVNSIENRRKFMQTCVPHLTSLLTFLVTIVFDLMNMRFGSKDLPQTVQNFIEIQFLVIPPIINPLIYGFKLTKIRNRFLHVITFKNRY